DNA from Geobacter sulfurreducens PCA:
TGGACCCCCAGGTCACGAAAGCGCACTGCCGCGTCGTGACGGCCGATTTCCGCCCGCAGGCGGCGCATCCGCTCCATGACGGCCGCACCGTCGACGCCGGTCCCGTGGCACCCCGTCACGCCGAAGGGGGCGCCGTTCCCGGCATCGTGAGCGGCCCGCGCGGCGCGGATGAGGGCCTTGGATGGGACGCAGCCGTAGTTGAGACAGTCGCCCCCCAGCCGGTGGCGCTCCACCAGCGCGACACGCGCACCGAGCCCTGCTGCGCCTGCCGCGCAGACGAGTCCGGCCGTGCCGGCACCAACGACCACCAGGTCATAGCGCGGAGCCGGAGACGGGTTGATCCAGCCGGGCGGGCGCACCCGCTCGTCAAGGTCCCGGTCGTGCGGGGAAGCGAAATTGTCTGACACGGCGTTCCTCCGCGGATACGGCGGGGGAGAGGGAATATCACAGGGGCGTCGGGGTTATAAAGGATTGTACTGGATGGCAGCGGTGATGCAACGGGCGGGGAGGCGGCAAAGGGTCAGGAGGTGCCCTTCCTGAGCTTGTAGAAGGCACCTGCCGTGTCAAGGGCGATGGCCGAGTGGTTCGCCAGGGTGGTGAGGAATTCGATTTCCGCATCAGTGAAAGCCCTGCCGTCGGCCCTGCCCGAAAGGGTTACCACGCCCGCCACCCGCCCCTTGAACTGGAGCGGCACCGTTACGATGCCGGGAGTTGTGAAGAGTTCGCCGTTGGGGTCTTCCTCCAGCATCCGGTGGGTGAGGGGGGGCGGCACTTCCTCGTCGATGCGCAGGGGCTTGTTGTTGGTGGCAACGAGCCCGGCTATCCCTTGGTCGTGGCGGAGCCTGAATCCCTTGGCGAGGGTGCGGCTCACACCCACGCTGACTTTCATGGAGAAGGAACTACCATCACGGTCCAGGAGCAGAAGGTATCCCTTTTTCGCCTTTACTTCCTCCACGGCCCCTTCCACCAGCCGCTTCAGGATCTCGCCCGCGTCCAGAGAGGCCGAGATGGCCGTGCAGAGGCGGTTGGCAGATTTCATCAGGTGGAGTGCATCATGGAGTTCCCGGTTCTTCAGTTTCATGTCGTCCATGAGCCGCCGGTTCTCACGGGTGAGGGACTGTTTCTCGACGGCGCGGCCCACGATGTTGGTCAGGATGGCGGGGTCGTCCACGGGTTTGATGATGAAATCGTAGGCCCCCAGGCGAAGGGCCTTGATGGCGGTGAAGCTGGAGGCGTTGCTCGTGACGATCACCACTTCCAGGTCGGGGAATGAGTCTTTCAGGAGTTTGAGGAGATTGAGACCGCTCATCCCGGGAAGATTGATGTCGGTCACCAGGATGTCGAAGGGGGCGGCGTTGACCTCGTGGACGGCCTCCTCGCCGGAGGCGACCGATGTGACGATATATCCGCCATTTTCAAGGGTCGATGCGATGAACGCACGGGAAGGGGCCGATTCGTCCACAACGAGGACTTGAATTTCGGTGGCGTGTCCCATTGTACACCTCCTCATCCCGTACTGTACCTTGAATTTCAAATGGTAGTTCAGGATGATACAAAAATCAATCAGAAAGGGGTCACGATTCGACTGGTTTACGCTATCCGCAAGAAGAACGGAGAGAAATGCTTTGACAAAAAAGGCGTAATTACCTAGTATTGGCGAAAATTTACCCGAGGTTGCCTGATGCACGCTGCTCTTTCCCTGGTCGGGGATGACCTGAAAAACGTCGAATTACAGTTCAGAAAGGACCTGGAATCAGATGTCTATCTGATCCGCAAGGTGGGAGAGTATGTCCTTGCCAGCGGCGGCAAGAGAATTCGTCCCATGCTGTTGCTCCTTTCGGCTAAGCTGTGCGGCTACCAGGGCGATCGCCACGTTCCCCTCGCCAGCGTCATCGAATTCATCCACACCGCAACCCTGCTCCACGACGACGTGGTCGACAACGCCACGT
Protein-coding regions in this window:
- a CDS encoding response regulator; translation: MGHATEIQVLVVDESAPSRAFIASTLENGGYIVTSVASGEEAVHEVNAAPFDILVTDINLPGMSGLNLLKLLKDSFPDLEVVIVTSNASSFTAIKALRLGAYDFIIKPVDDPAILTNIVGRAVEKQSLTRENRRLMDDMKLKNRELHDALHLMKSANRLCTAISASLDAGEILKRLVEGAVEEVKAKKGYLLLLDRDGSSFSMKVSVGVSRTLAKGFRLRHDQGIAGLVATNNKPLRIDEEVPPPLTHRMLEEDPNGELFTTPGIVTVPLQFKGRVAGVVTLSGRADGRAFTDAEIEFLTTLANHSAIALDTAGAFYKLRKGTS